In the genome of Daucus carota subsp. sativus chromosome 9, DH1 v3.0, whole genome shotgun sequence, the window TTAAGCAATTCTATAGGACAATTCAACTTAGGCACAAAATCCTCAGAAATAaacgatctagtagctccagaatcaatcaaaaccttagcacataaagaattcacagtaagcgtacctgccaccacaTCTGCATCCTGAACTGCATCCCTCATAGTCATGTTGTAGGTTCTGGCTTTGGGAACTTCTGGGACTACTGGAGTGGATCCCATAATTCTAAGTGTAGGGTTACCTGGAGCTGGTACCTTGCAATCCTTCACCATGTGTCCTGGTTTTCCACACCTAAAACATGTTATCCCAGCTGCTGGAGTTCTATTGGGTTGGTTCCTTGCTGGTTGATCTCGAATCATTGGGGTCCGTGCTGGTGGGTTCTGACATTCTCTAGAATAGTGTCCTTTCTGATTACACTTATAACACACTACATTCAATCTATTACAGATTCCCCCGTGTCTCTTTCCACATATCTGGCACTCCGGCAGTGGAGGCCTTGGTTGATTTCCAATAGCTGGACGGTTACCTTGTCCACTACCACCTACATCTGGCTTCTTAAAAGTGGGATTTCTCCCCTGCTGAAATTTCCCCTTCTTCGGGTTATTAAAGTTCTGAAACCTTCCCTGCTGAAACTGTCCCTCGTGATGCTCTGGCTTACGCTTCTTTCCCTCTTTCTCTTTCTGAGACATTTCGCTTTCCGTTTCTGCTATCATTGCCTTCTGAACTACAGCTGCATAAGTATCTAATTCCAATATGGCTAGTTTTCCCCTGATCCATGCTTTTAACCCCTGTTGAAATCTCTTAGCTCTTTTCCTGTCGGTATCTACATAGGTTGGAACAAACCTAGCCAACTCAGCAAACTTCTTCTCATACTCAGCCACTGACATATCCCCTTGCTTCAATTCTAAAAACTGTAACTCCATTCGATCCTGGAGAAATTGAGGAAAGTATTTCTCCAAAAACAACTCCTTAAACCTATCCCAGGTAACATCCTCTGTCCCCTCCATTGCTCTCACAGACTCCCACCAATAGGTGGCCTCCTCTTTCAAATAATAACTTGCAAACTCAGTCTTCTGCTCATCTCTCACTTTAACCAACATAAATGCCTTTTCAATTTCCTTCAACCATATCCTAGCCTCAATAGGGTCCGCTGAACCCTTAAACTCTGGGGGATTAACAGACTGAAAGTTTTTGAAAGTAACCTGGGGATTAGCCTGCCTTTCCTGCTGTTGAGTCAGGTTGGCAGTCTGTTGGGACAAGATCTGAAGAATCTGGGCCATTGTAGGTTCTGGATTGTAATTATCATTGTTACCATCACGGTTGTTTGCACGGTTTTGTCTTCTGGGAGGCATAGCTCTGTAAAGAAACAAGCAATTTATTTAATCTCTAAAACCTTTAACAATCGTTTTTAGAAAacagaatatttctttttgaaaatatttttaatcatttaattaaataaatcacatgcttctttacagaacAGAATGATGAAGAAAGAAACAAGGTTTATATCAGGTACAGTTGGCAAGATAAATAAAACAAGTGCAATAAGTAAAGTAAGTAAAACAGGTGCAATAAGGTAAAAGACAATATGAAAAGGAAAGTTCTGATATATATAAAGAGCTGGGGGTACATCAGCGCAAGCGCTTGTCAAAAGTAAAGCGGAACATCCAACCTACACACTAGTCATCACCGCTAGTCTATACAGGGTCAAAACTGGCTAACGATatactacacactacacactacacactaatgtACATGGTACCACCACTCTGTAACTACCACTGTCTAACTCCAAGGAAAGGTAGGACCTCCAAGCTTGTCCAACTCCTTCATCATCCATATGGCCCACTCTGCTAGATCACCGTAGGTACCCTGATCTTCAGCTGCGGCACTAAGCTTTGCCCTTACGATCTCCCTGACGGTCACAATCTTCTGCCTCAGCTCTCGCTCAGCTCTACCAGGGTCCATCATCTGGATAATGCGCTCTAACTCCCTAATCTGCCCAAGAAGATATTGGCGCTCCATCCTCATCACCTCATACTCATGGTAAGGAACAGGGTGCTGTGCGGTACGAAAGGAGGTATGAACAGAAGAACCTCGGGTGGAACAGGGGGTACTGGGTGGGGGTCCAGGTATGAAAGGCCTAGCACGAGAGGTCGAGGCTATGTCTCTGGGAGGAACTACTGCTGCTGCAGCCAACACCTCCTCCAAAGTGGGTGGAACAGGAGGGCGAGGCTCTGGTATCTAAGGGGGTGGGGGTCCACTAACAGTGGTGTCTGAATGCTGGGGATATGGGGGAATGATAGGATCTGACATCGTGAATACCTGAAAGTCATGAGATAACGCATACATAAGAATCTCTGATAATAAGAATACCCGTTAGTCACCATTActcacctctcaacgttctatctacctatcactcacttctaatcttaatccctctacccaaacccgataatctaggcttgtttcattgacttataacctgtggctctgataccaacctgtgacaccctccaaatccgggtcatagacttgggggtcacacaacaatataaacctgtaaacaataataatatatgcattgaccctaaacatccacgaatcgctccaggttatagtatgaaacaagccacaacttaagttatattacaatacgtcaaatcccaatccatatcttacaacttacaaatataaaacgcagtgcttacacacgacgatactcaaaagtttataatatcagcaactcctagcaaggctttccaacactcatcctgataccttagcttgatggctagcctgtgggtcctcgctaacagtagtctctttcttcactggaaaagaacataaggtatcgcaagagtgagcttacagctcagcaagtaatataaacaataactgaagttcaacatttatcaataagaatgaatCAAGGCATCAAATTCCCTTTTTAAAAcaatgattagaattggatattcaagtttttatttaaaaccaaggttaggatgctgatcaatcacgcactaaccccgagccaggtacataccaagctctatcactggatccaaggcacacattggcctaatgaccacgaatctggtctgaccacgaatctggtccacatttataaaaccatccaattctttaacaatataatgaaatcaacaatatctcaataattcagaatcaataccatttgaacagaagcaatattcccaaaacagaatcataattgTCAAATCAGAATCATGATAATTGGTGATGTAATAAATATCAGGATCAAAGGACAATTCAGAAGTAGGTATAAGTATTCTCACAATATATTTGAAGAATGTCTTGAGGTTGAAGGAAAGATCAAGTATATGGTGAAGCTAATCTGAGGTTTTGTAAAGAAAACAAGGTAAGTGAGAATAGCTTGaggtttcaaatatgtttaacttGTAGGGATTTCAAGTAttagggtgtatatgtgtgaacattcttcaaaagagtaatataggtatttggtaagacattgtataatttgatgaagtattGTAGTATATGGCTTGTACTGTTTGGGCATTCAAGGATGGAAGAATATCGGAGCAAGTGATCTGTATTGTCAAGTCTCAAAGAAATGGGTATAAGTTTAATcgaaatcaaaatcaaggttcagcttgtaattcaggtgttgaaaggattgaataaggtttatcaataatcaggatcaatagcacaatatatcaacagaagcactttcaaatctatccagaacaatgacactatatgcagaagagtaactcaaggagtttacaaaagtataagttgagaatagagcacttgccttatctGGAAGATTCACTTCTTTCTATAGCTTTCTCtaaacagaatcactccaatactacttgctttccctttctaagcctgtccttctctgataatcacaatattcatctatcaatactcaatcttatatcattctatttgtttcatagtcgaaacaagcttctatctacccttcgtttcactaaAACCTGATATACGGTTCAAAAGATACTAATAAAACAGTCATACAGTgttcacataagcatttcacatatcaatcaagtaacaaatagcacataacacataagttaATCACTAAAATagcttttcagaaaaggtttggggttaaaatgatttttctggtatttattacgaatttttaaacatttttcggaataaaaacgggtaaaagaatcaatttataactgaataaacaagtccgaatactcgaaataaggttcgaaatcagttgaaatcaattaacgacccttcaacatattttagaataattttctaatgGTACTCACCACACATCCACTAGATTCCTAGATTGAAAACGCCCAAATTCAATTGCAAACATTCATACGGGTCATAAACCCTAATTCATGAATCCGAGAATTAAAcccaattttgaacatgttattaaactccaaatcatgcatatgatataccaaaatgaccaggagaagattatctacaacatggaagcataaaatcacataaaacacatcaaaatcaaaaagccctaatttaaccctaattaattcgaaattaaaaaccctaattacttCTAACCTGTTAATCTAGAGCTGTTTTTGAaacttgatatggattctaagcttcgatatcttcgatttgactgcttgcacgctcg includes:
- the LOC135149636 gene encoding uncharacterized protein LOC135149636, which translates into the protein MPPRRQNRANNRDGNNDNYNPEPTMAQILQILSQQTANLTQQQERQANPQVTFKNFQSVNPPEFKGSADPIEARIWLKEIEKAFMLVKVRDEQKTEFASYYLKEEATYWWESVRAMEGTEDVTWDRFKELFLEKYFPQFLQDRMELQFLELKQGDMSVAEYEKKFAELARFVPTYVDTDRKRAKRFQQGLKAWIRGKLAILELDTYAAVVQKAMIAETESEMSQKEKEGKKRKPEHHEGQFQQGRFQNFNNPKKGKFQQGRNPTFKKPDVGGSGQGNRPAIGNQPRPPLPECQICGKRHGGICNRLNVVCYKCNQKGHYSRECQNPPARTPMIRDQPARNQPNRTPAAGITCFRCGKPGHMVKDCKVPAPGNPTLRIMGSTPVVPEVPKARTYNMTMRDAVQDADVVAGTLTVNSLCAKVLIDSGATRSFISEDFVPKLNCPIELLNEVMNIELANQERVPVSQVYRNCEVEILGNKFCADLIPFKLGEFDVMLGMDWLSKHNAQIDCRNKKVMLRAPNEKTIVFRGQKQVKKFLTMIQTKRLLRQGCEAYIAYVTDQSRELVKLEDIPVVNEFPDVFPDELPGLPPDREIEFAIDLAPGTEPVSKAPYRMAPVEMKELATQLQELLEKGVIRPSVFFRGEHQCCL